In Topomyia yanbarensis strain Yona2022 chromosome 2, ASM3024719v1, whole genome shotgun sequence, one DNA window encodes the following:
- the LOC131681306 gene encoding short/branched chain specific acyl-CoA dehydrogenase, mitochondrial, which produces MMHNLLKSTLRSVAVCRKSFVQPAAKLSSSSFGTAQGPTAPLTFLTEDEMVMKETVAKLAQEQIAPLVKKMDEEHKFDPSVIKAVFDNGLMGVEVAEEYGGSGCNFMTMMLVVEELSKVDPSVAALVDIHNTLVNSLMIKLGTEEQKKKYLPKLSQEYSGSFGLSEPSAGSDAFSLKTTAKKDGNHYILNGNKMWISNSDMSGVFLIMANANPSAGYRGITTFIVERDTEGFTVGKRENKLGICASGTCQLHLDNVRVPEENILGELGKGYQYAAGFLNEGRIGIGAQMLGCAQGCFDATIPYLLERNQFGSDVYSFQSMQHQIATIAMEIEAARLLVYNAARLQEAKVPFLKQAAMAKTYASEVAQRTTVKCIDWMGGVGFTKDFPQEKFYRDCKIGAIYEGTTNMQLSTIAKVMRKEYES; this is translated from the coding sequence ATGATGCATAATTTGCTGAAAAGTACCCTCCGCTCGGTGGCAGTTTGTCGGAAGAGCTTTGTGCAACCTGCGGCAAAGCTGTCCTCGAGTTCATTTGGTACGGCGCAGGGTCCAACGGCTCCGCTTACCTTCTTGACTGAAGATGAGATGGTGATGAAGGAGACAGTTGCCAAGCTGGCACAGGAACAAATTGCTCCACTAGTCAAGAAGATGGATGAAGAGCACAAATTTGATCCTAGTGTGATTAAGGCCGTTTTCGACAACGGACTGATGGGCGTGGAAGTGGCCGAAGAATACGGTGGAAGTGGATGTAACTTCATGACGATGATGCTAGTTGTCGAGGAACTGTCCAAGGTTGATCCGTCTGTTGCTGCTTTAGTTGATATTCACAACACATTAGTGAATTCGCTGATGATCAAGCTTGGAACTGAGGAgcagaaaaagaaatatttgccGAAATTATCACAGGAGTACAGTGGTAGCTTTGGACTTTCGGAACCTTCGGCTGGATCGGATGCTTTCTCCCTCAAGACCACGGCCAAGAAAGACGGCAATCACTATATTCTAAATGGCAACAAAATGTGGATTTCCAATTCCGATATGTCTGGAGTGTTTCTAATCATGGCCAATGCTAACCCATCGGCAGGTTATCGTGGCATAACAACGTTCATCGTTGAGCGGGACACAGAAGGCTTCACTGTTGGCAAGCGAGAGAATAAACTAGGCATATGTGCTTCGGGAACCTGTCAGCTACATTTGGACAATGTTCGTGTGCCCGAAGAGAACATCCTGGGTGAGTTGGGTAAAGGGTATCAGTATGCTGCCGGTTTCCTGAATGAAGGTCGTATCGGTATCGGAGCTCAAATGCTAGGATGTGCCCAGGGCTGCTTCGACGCAACAATCCCATATTTACTCGAGCGCAATCAGTTCGGATCGGATGTTTATTCCTTCCAAAGCATGCAGCACCAGATCGCGACAATTGCGATGGAAATTGAAGCTGCACGTTTGTTAGTCTATAATGCAGCCCGCCTGCAAGAAGCAAAAGTTCCTTTCCTGAAGCAAGCGGCCATGGCAAAGACCTACGCTTCGGAGGTGGCCCAGCGTACCACGGTCAAGTGTATCGATTGGATGGGAGGAGTCGGATTCACCAAGGACTTCCCACAGGAGAAATTCTACCGTGATTGTAAGATCGGTGCCATCTACGAGGGTACTACCAACATGCAGCTTAGCACCATCGCCAAGGTCATGAGGAAAGAATATGAGTCATAA